GCGAGGTGGACAACCTGAAAAACGACTCCCGGTGATCGGCCTGCTCGGCGCGCCGGGCTCGGGCAAGAGTACGGTCGCGCGGATGTTTGAGAGCGAACACTGCGAAGTGATTGATGCCGATCAGTTAGCGCGCGAGGCCTTGGATGACCATGAAATCCGAGACACATTGGTCGCGTGGTGGGGGAGTCGGGTCGCTTCGGGCGGGCAGATCGACCGGAAGGTCATTGGGGAGATTGTCTTTGCCGATCCGAAGCAACGTCGTCGACTCGAAGGCCTGATCCATCCCTACGTGAATCGGCGGCGTGAAGAACTCCACGGTCAAATTTTGAGTGATTGGCCCGAGCCGGTGTTTGCCATCGTCGAGGACTGCCCGCTGCTGCTCGAAGCCGGGCTTGATGGGGGCTGCGACTACCTGGTCTATATCGATTGTCCGCTGGAATTACGGCAGCAGCGGGTATTGGAGTCGCGGGGCTGGTCGGCCGATGTATTGGCGGCACGCGAGGCCGCGCAGTGGCCACTTGACACCAAGCGGGCCCGGGCGGACTATACTGTTTCAAGCGTTGGCGACAGATTGGCGATCCAGGCCCAGGTCGACAGCGTACTCACCGATATCCGACAGTCTTTTGCCCGGGTGCGTGCGTCCGGGCGCTGAGCGGTTCCGGTCATCCCTTTGGCTCGCAGGCCAACCCTTTTATTAGACCATCCGTTTCCTTTGACGCGCTTCTTGCGCACCCCCTCCACGTTTTCCCCCACCCCATCCTGCACGCGATCGGCCCCTCCGGCCCCCGCGCTGCACGGCCGATCCGGAGATTCACACCATGGCTGCAAAGTCACCCCGTAAGAAAAAAACTACTAAGAAATCCACCAAGAAGACCGCCGACAGTACGGCCGTCGAAGAACAGGATGCGCCCCACGACCCGCAGACCGATGCGGAGATGGACGCCGAGACCCAGGCCCGCTACGAGGACGCCAAGCACAGCGACCTCACGGTCCAGGACCTCCAGGCGATGGACATCGAAGAGCTCCACGAGGTCGCCAAGCTCGAAGAGATCGCGGACTATGCGAACCTCAGCAAGCAGGACCTGATCTTCAAGATCCTGCAGACCCACATCGCCGGCCAGGGCCTGATGTACGGCGAGGGCGTCCTCGAAGTCCTGCCCGACGGGTTCGGCTTCCTGCGCAGCCCCGAATTCTCCTACCTCGCCTGCCCGGACGATATCTACGTCAGCCCGTCGCAGATCCGCCGGTTCGGGCTCAAGGTCGGCCACGTCGTGCAGGGCACCATCCGCCCGCCCAAAGAGAGCGAACGCTACTTCGCGCTGCTCCGCGTCGACGCGATCAACGGCCAGTCACCCGACCAGGGCACCGACCTGTTGCCCTTCGAAGACCTGACGCCGCTGCACCCGACCGAGCGCTACATCATGGAGACGACCGAGGACAGCATCGAGATGCGGATCGTCGACCTTGTCACCCCGATCGGCCGGGGCCAACGCGCTCTTATCGTCGCGCCGCCGCGCACCGGCAAGACCGTTCTGCTCCAGAAGATGGCCAAGTCCATCATCACCAACTACCCCGAGTCCAAGGTCTTCGTCCTGCTGATCGACGAACGGCCCGAGGAAGTCACCGACTTCAAAGCCAACGTCCCGTCCAAGGTCGAGGTCGTGGCGTCGACGTTTGACGAGAACACCTCGCGGCACGTCCAGGTCTGCGAGATGGTCATGGAAAAAGCCCGCCGCATGGTCGAGTACGGCGAGCATGTTGTCATCCTCATGGACTCCATCACCCGCATGGCCCGGGCGTACAACGCCGAGATGCCCCACAGCGGCAAGATCCTCACCGGCGGGCTCGACTCCAACGCGCTGCAACGCCCCAAGAAGTTCTTCGGCAGCGCCCGCGCGATCGAGGACGGCGGCTCGCTCACCATCATCGGCACCGCACTGGTCGATACCGGCTCCAAGGCCGACGACATCATCTTTGAGGAATTCAAGGGCACGGGCAACGCCGAGCTGCACCTGGACCGCCGACTTGTCGAGAAACGCATCTACCCCGCGATCGACATCTCCGCCTCGGGCACCCGCCGCGAGGAACTCTTGATGGACGAGCAGGAGCTCAAGCTCGTCTACCGCCTGCGCAAGGTGCTTGCGGACATGAACGTCGTCGAGGCGATGGAACTCCTGAAAGGCCGGCTGGGCAAGGCCCGCACCAACGCGGAGTTCCTGCTGACGATGTCGATGGAGGGGTAGCGCTCGCCCGCTCGTCGAACCCGCATCCATGTGCTTACGCCAAGGCCTGAGTCCGCGAAGGCCCGGATCGTGCCGCAATTCCGCGATCCCTTTTGCGGCTGTGCCCCACTTGTGCGACAGTACCTACTCAACATTCCCAGCGCTGCGACACGCGCATCGGGGATACTGTCTCCGCACCCGGGCACGAAGCCCGGCCCATCCGATCCATCCAAGAGGAACTCCCCATGCCTTACCTGATCGCCGGAATCGTACTCGCCGTCGTCGTGGTGATACTCATCATCTGGGTCGTCAAGATCTACAACCGCCTTGTGCAGCTGCGTGAGCGATGCAAGAACTCGTTCTCCCAGATCGACGTCCAGCTCAAGCGACGCCACGACCTGATCCCGAACCTCGTTGAGACGGCTAAGGGCTACATGGCC
The sequence above is a segment of the Phycisphaeraceae bacterium D3-23 genome. Coding sequences within it:
- the coaE gene encoding dephospho-CoA kinase (Dephospho-CoA kinase (CoaE) performs the final step in coenzyme A biosynthesis.), yielding MIGLLGAPGSGKSTVARMFESEHCEVIDADQLAREALDDHEIRDTLVAWWGSRVASGGQIDRKVIGEIVFADPKQRRRLEGLIHPYVNRRREELHGQILSDWPEPVFAIVEDCPLLLEAGLDGGCDYLVYIDCPLELRQQRVLESRGWSADVLAAREAAQWPLDTKRARADYTVSSVGDRLAIQAQVDSVLTDIRQSFARVRASGR
- the rho gene encoding transcription termination factor Rho, whose product is MDAETQARYEDAKHSDLTVQDLQAMDIEELHEVAKLEEIADYANLSKQDLIFKILQTHIAGQGLMYGEGVLEVLPDGFGFLRSPEFSYLACPDDIYVSPSQIRRFGLKVGHVVQGTIRPPKESERYFALLRVDAINGQSPDQGTDLLPFEDLTPLHPTERYIMETTEDSIEMRIVDLVTPIGRGQRALIVAPPRTGKTVLLQKMAKSIITNYPESKVFVLLIDERPEEVTDFKANVPSKVEVVASTFDENTSRHVQVCEMVMEKARRMVEYGEHVVILMDSITRMARAYNAEMPHSGKILTGGLDSNALQRPKKFFGSARAIEDGGSLTIIGTALVDTGSKADDIIFEEFKGTGNAELHLDRRLVEKRIYPAIDISASGTRREELLMDEQELKLVYRLRKVLADMNVVEAMELLKGRLGKARTNAEFLLTMSMEG